Proteins from a single region of Flavobacterium sp. YJ01:
- a CDS encoding PAS domain S-box protein — protein MKKSVPSEPQQKIKLLTFTKTKTVILNAAALPKTRKLNQDPNTSDFYFLQNGGEAAELIENIDWESHTLGTPDTWPENLKNTIATIVSSKFPMFLWWGDQLIQFYNDAYRPSFGNEGRHPKAMGQKAVDCWPEIWDFIHPLIQKVLSTGESIWYDDLLLPIFRNGKMEDVYWTFSYSPIRDDRRQIKGVLVICNETTEKVNSRLHLQQSSDELEFAINAAEFGTYDLDPRTRRFSSNARLKDWFGLKADQQVKLEHALGAVAEKDRQRVTESINYALRYESGGRYDIEYTIIHPTTKIPRIVHALGKAWFDNTKTAYRFNGILQDITEHRKAAQELQKSRQLTDLTIQSMGLGLFSVDYAADTLEYSTEFSRILTGNFKPGLGRKDFLKYVHPDDLHLRTGAIKSGIENGTFNYAPRVIWDDGSIHHIAISAARIINSEAKAPIFSGTVADITEKENSRLALEQAQSRLEMTKREADRHFSNVTDSSPTGLWLSNPQGMFTYFNKTLIDFTGVPYQELLEGKWTWVIAEQDYKKTKEAYLKALEQKSHFDVLFRARKNNGQLIWCRAAGDPFYDADGQYGGYAGFCMDIDEIISVRQAVIESQNQLTSMIEQSPVGICLFTGLDMKIEIANDIMIGYWGKDSSVIGLPMEEAVPELRGQPFMDILQQVYRTGETYYGHSVPADLKLDGKISTYYFEFTYTPIRDSKGTIYGVMDIAIDVTDQVIATKKLEETRMALAGAIELAELSTWTLDAETKTITCSDRFKEWLGLSAGTADREDFLQRISEPYRHKVAAALEEALSGSAEQFYDYEFQIVNKITGQQRIIHANAQVQYGKDGVVKSLSGTAQDVTKEKELQQELTFKVKEQTAELQTKNAELEANNRELSQFAYIASHDLQEPIRKISVFTDLLQNNLGKNPEKVNTYIDKISSSSRRMENLIKDVLQFSKLTHISHQFVPVNLNTVLSEIMADFDLVIEQKNAQVSIGQLPLVQAIPLQMSQLFGNLLSNALKYTKPGNRPEISINAQPVPEAQLRLHALDLELPYIKIEVRDNGIGFSQQYAEQIFNIFQRLHGNDQYSGTGIGLAMCRKIMQNHNGEITAASQEGSGTVFTIIMPALREKNGG, from the coding sequence GTGATCAGCTGATACAGTTCTACAATGATGCCTATCGTCCCAGTTTCGGAAATGAGGGCAGACATCCCAAAGCCATGGGACAGAAAGCCGTGGACTGCTGGCCTGAAATATGGGATTTTATCCATCCGCTGATTCAAAAAGTGCTGTCAACGGGAGAAAGCATCTGGTACGACGACCTGCTGCTGCCAATATTCCGAAACGGCAAAATGGAAGACGTATACTGGACTTTCAGCTATAGCCCGATAAGGGACGACCGCCGCCAGATCAAGGGTGTATTGGTAATCTGCAATGAAACCACTGAAAAAGTAAACAGCAGACTTCATCTGCAGCAAAGCAGCGACGAGCTGGAATTTGCCATCAACGCAGCCGAATTTGGGACTTATGATCTGGATCCAAGGACACGGCGCTTTTCTTCAAATGCAAGGCTCAAGGACTGGTTCGGGCTCAAAGCCGATCAGCAGGTGAAACTCGAACATGCCCTGGGGGCAGTCGCAGAGAAGGACCGTCAGCGTGTCACTGAATCAATTAATTATGCACTCCGATACGAATCAGGCGGGCGATACGATATTGAGTATACCATCATCCACCCCACTACCAAAATACCGCGGATTGTGCATGCCCTTGGAAAGGCATGGTTTGACAATACTAAAACCGCATACCGCTTTAACGGCATCCTGCAGGATATCACCGAGCACCGCAAAGCAGCCCAAGAGCTTCAAAAATCAAGACAGCTCACCGATCTTACCATACAGAGCATGGGTCTGGGACTTTTCAGCGTGGATTATGCCGCTGATACCCTGGAGTATTCCACTGAATTCAGCAGGATCCTCACCGGGAATTTTAAACCCGGCCTGGGCAGGAAGGATTTCCTCAAATACGTGCATCCCGATGACCTGCATCTGAGGACCGGCGCCATCAAAAGCGGTATAGAAAATGGCACCTTTAACTATGCCCCAAGGGTTATTTGGGACGACGGCAGCATACACCACATTGCCATATCAGCGGCACGCATCATCAATTCCGAAGCAAAAGCACCGATATTCTCCGGAACGGTCGCCGACATCACCGAAAAAGAAAACAGCCGTCTGGCCCTTGAGCAGGCACAGTCACGACTTGAAATGACCAAGCGGGAGGCAGACCGCCATTTTTCAAATGTAACCGACAGCTCCCCTACCGGGTTATGGCTTTCCAATCCGCAGGGAATGTTTACCTATTTCAACAAAACCCTTATTGATTTCACAGGGGTTCCCTACCAGGAACTGCTGGAGGGAAAATGGACCTGGGTCATTGCTGAGCAGGACTATAAAAAAACCAAAGAAGCATACCTTAAGGCCCTGGAGCAGAAAAGCCATTTCGATGTGCTTTTTCGGGCAAGGAAAAACAATGGGCAGCTGATCTGGTGCCGCGCCGCCGGCGACCCTTTTTATGATGCCGACGGACAGTACGGCGGCTACGCCGGGTTCTGCATGGACATCGATGAAATAATTTCCGTGCGCCAGGCCGTTATTGAAAGCCAGAACCAGCTCACCTCGATGATCGAGCAGTCCCCCGTGGGGATCTGCCTCTTTACAGGACTGGATATGAAGATCGAAATTGCCAATGATATCATGATTGGATACTGGGGCAAGGACAGCTCCGTGATAGGGCTGCCCATGGAAGAAGCCGTTCCCGAATTAAGGGGGCAGCCTTTTATGGATATCCTGCAGCAGGTCTACCGCACAGGCGAAACCTATTACGGCCATTCCGTACCGGCGGACCTGAAGCTCGACGGAAAAATCAGCACCTACTACTTTGAGTTTACCTATACCCCGATCCGCGACTCCAAAGGCACGATTTACGGGGTTATGGACATTGCCATTGACGTTACCGATCAGGTCATCGCCACCAAAAAACTCGAAGAGACAAGAATGGCGCTCGCAGGGGCTATTGAACTGGCCGAACTCTCCACATGGACGCTTGATGCCGAAACTAAAACCATTACCTGTTCGGACCGTTTCAAGGAGTGGCTCGGTTTAAGCGCCGGCACCGCAGACCGGGAAGATTTCCTGCAGCGCATCAGCGAACCCTACAGGCATAAAGTTGCCGCGGCCCTGGAAGAGGCGCTCAGCGGTTCGGCCGAACAATTTTATGATTATGAATTTCAGATTGTAAACAAAATAACAGGACAGCAGCGCATTATCCATGCCAACGCCCAGGTGCAGTACGGCAAGGATGGTGTGGTAAAATCACTCAGCGGCACGGCGCAGGACGTGACCAAAGAAAAGGAACTCCAGCAGGAGCTTACCTTCAAGGTAAAGGAACAGACCGCCGAGCTGCAGACTAAAAATGCCGAACTGGAGGCCAACAACCGCGAGCTTTCGCAGTTTGCCTATATCGCCTCCCACGACCTGCAGGAACCCATAAGAAAGATCAGCGTTTTTACCGATCTGCTGCAGAACAATCTGGGAAAGAACCCCGAGAAGGTAAATACTTATATCGACAAGATCAGCTCTTCTTCCAGAAGGATGGAGAACCTCATTAAGGATGTGCTGCAGTTTTCAAAGCTCACCCATATTTCACATCAATTTGTACCGGTAAACCTCAATACAGTGCTCAGCGAAATAATGGCAGATTTTGACCTGGTCATCGAACAGAAAAATGCCCAGGTAAGCATCGGGCAGCTTCCCCTCGTGCAGGCCATACCGCTTCAGATGTCGCAGCTTTTCGGCAATCTGCTCTCCAATGCCCTGAAATATACCAAGCCCGGCAACAGGCCCGAAATCAGCATTAACGCACAGCCTGTTCCAGAAGCTCAACTCAGGCTGCATGCACTGGATCTGGAACTTCCCTATATCAAAATAGAAGTGCGCGATAACGGCATTGGATTCTCACAGCAGTACGCCGAACAGATTTTCAATATCTTCCAGCGCCTGCATGGAAACGACCAGTATTCAGGCACCGGAATCGGCCTTGCCATGTGCCGCAAGATCATGCAGAACCACAATGGTGAAATTACTGCCGCATCGCAGGAAGGCTCAGGCACTGTTTTTACTATTATTATGCCTGCACTGCGCGAAAAAAATGGGGGATGA
- a CDS encoding response regulator has product MGDDKKLGGKIVYLHSIIIHMTTIFLIDDDPDDREIFAELLAEDHPSIVLQQAINGADAFEKLKSENFTKPDLIFLDLNMPIMDGRTFLQHIKMDPDLKDIPVIIYTTSSSDLDRNFAMENKAAFFLTKQYSLQQQRKDIMAAIKNF; this is encoded by the coding sequence ATGGGGGATGATAAAAAATTAGGAGGGAAAATAGTATATTTACACTCCATTATTATACATATGACGACCATTTTTTTAATTGATGATGATCCAGACGACCGCGAAATCTTTGCTGAACTGCTGGCCGAAGACCATCCCTCAATTGTTTTGCAGCAAGCCATAAATGGCGCAGATGCCTTTGAAAAACTTAAATCAGAAAACTTTACAAAGCCGGATTTGATTTTTCTGGACCTCAATATGCCCATAATGGACGGGCGTACCTTCTTGCAGCACATTAAAATGGATCCCGACCTGAAGGATATACCGGTTATCATATATACGACATCCTCAAGTGATCTGGACAGGAATTTTGCCATGGAAAACAAGGCCGCCTTTTTCCTGACCAAACAATATTCGCTGCAGCAGCAGCGAAAGGATATTATGGCAGCCATAAAGAATTTCTAA
- a CDS encoding YciI family protein: MKKFLLLLHEDIEKLNELSSKEMQQLADAHMRWAERLAAAGHLISGDGLQEKSVLISGKDCIIKDGPHLESKEIIGGYYLLQAEDLKTAVELAKECPTHLYGGTTEIRQIMEMEDYGQ; encoded by the coding sequence ATGAAAAAGTTCCTATTATTACTTCATGAAGACATTGAAAAACTAAACGAGCTCTCTTCAAAAGAAATGCAGCAGCTGGCTGATGCGCATATGAGGTGGGCAGAGAGATTAGCCGCGGCAGGACATTTGATTTCAGGCGACGGACTGCAGGAAAAAAGTGTTTTGATCAGCGGGAAAGACTGCATCATCAAAGACGGGCCTCATCTGGAATCCAAAGAAATTATTGGGGGATATTACTTACTGCAGGCAGAGGATTTAAAAACGGCTGTCGAACTGGCCAAGGAATGTCCCACGCATCTTTACGGAGGCACTACCGAAATCCGCCAGATAATGGAAATGGAAGATTATGGGCAATGA
- a CDS encoding DUF6596 domain-containing protein, which produces MGNEMFFGEERNYRALYGKLFAALLNKFGADYISEIEDAIHNSLLKSLKIRSQDTILNNMENWLFIVARNDLLNQIKKDKEKNSFSAQHMEGSAAESCQTDLRLQTVLFISAVENISSQAKILFALKDIFGLSISEISGCTLMGKEAVYKSIARTKKNIRSQFKGKTVELDSIAAVREEIAMAEEIFYAVFNIGYDCFDEKAQGVFNEDLCLDAMALTKLLYGRYKYGSTGSLLALFCFHAARSAARVVNGRLISFFSQDREKWNTELIALGFHYLKKPKTLNRFYLEAVIISRYMSIAELTQNDWLDIVKLHEIMQQVCLSPVARLNYCFCLAKIGKTQQALQILSQIEKELPAEHIYFSLVKAKILKETRPEESDDLFTSVLSKMNQKIRKEYLLENESVGL; this is translated from the coding sequence ATGGGCAATGAAATGTTTTTCGGGGAAGAAAGGAATTACCGGGCCTTGTACGGAAAGCTGTTTGCAGCGTTATTAAACAAGTTTGGTGCAGATTATATTTCTGAAATTGAGGATGCCATTCATAATTCCTTATTAAAATCCTTAAAAATACGCAGCCAGGATACCATCCTGAACAATATGGAAAACTGGCTTTTCATCGTTGCCCGAAATGACCTGCTGAACCAGATCAAAAAGGATAAAGAAAAAAACAGTTTTTCTGCGCAACATATGGAAGGTTCTGCGGCGGAAAGCTGCCAGACTGACCTGCGGCTTCAGACCGTTCTCTTTATATCTGCTGTAGAAAATATTTCCAGCCAAGCCAAAATACTCTTTGCTCTTAAGGATATTTTTGGACTAAGCATATCTGAAATAAGCGGCTGCACCCTGATGGGTAAAGAAGCCGTTTACAAAAGTATTGCCAGGACAAAGAAAAACATAAGGTCCCAATTTAAGGGCAAAACTGTCGAACTGGATTCAATAGCAGCCGTCAGGGAAGAAATCGCCATGGCAGAAGAAATATTTTACGCTGTTTTTAATATAGGCTACGACTGTTTTGATGAAAAGGCCCAAGGGGTTTTCAATGAAGATTTATGCCTGGACGCAATGGCTCTGACTAAACTTTTATACGGCCGCTATAAGTATGGCTCCACAGGCAGTCTGCTGGCCCTTTTCTGCTTTCATGCCGCAAGAAGTGCAGCCCGGGTTGTCAATGGCAGGCTCATTTCTTTTTTCAGCCAGGACCGCGAAAAATGGAATACGGAATTGATAGCTTTAGGCTTTCATTATCTTAAAAAACCCAAAACCTTAAACCGTTTTTATCTTGAAGCGGTTATTATCAGCAGGTACATGTCCATTGCGGAGCTAACACAAAATGACTGGCTTGATATTGTGAAATTACATGAAATCATGCAGCAGGTCTGCCTGTCTCCTGTTGCAAGACTGAACTATTGCTTTTGTCTGGCTAAAATTGGAAAAACGCAGCAGGCGCTGCAGATTCTTTCTCAGATTGAAAAAGAGCTTCCGGCCGAACATATCTATTTTTCTCTGGTAAAAGCTAAAATACTAAAAGAAACCAGACCTGAAGAGTCCGATGATCTGTTTACATCGGTGCTAAGTAAAATGAACCAGAAAATAAGGAAAGAATACCTGCTGGAAAACGAGTCAGTCGGATTATAA
- a CDS encoding fasciclin domain-containing protein has protein sequence MKTRKFLALAVLTLGFGFTMNAQKTVMVGGAAMYPNKNIIENAVNSKDHTTLVAAVKAAGLVETLQGKGPFTVFAPTNEAFGKLPAGTVDNLLKPENMKMLQTILTYHVVAGKMNSSDIAKAIKAGKGKAVLKTVSGGTLTAWMEGKDLYISDENGNKSKVSIADVNQSNGVIHVVDAVLLPKM, from the coding sequence ATGAAAACTAGAAAATTTTTAGCTTTGGCAGTTTTAACATTGGGATTCGGATTTACGATGAACGCCCAGAAAACCGTGATGGTGGGAGGGGCAGCAATGTATCCAAATAAAAACATAATAGAAAATGCAGTCAACTCTAAGGACCATACCACACTTGTGGCGGCGGTAAAAGCGGCGGGACTGGTAGAGACGCTTCAGGGAAAAGGCCCTTTCACCGTATTTGCGCCGACAAATGAAGCCTTCGGCAAACTTCCTGCAGGAACAGTAGACAATTTACTGAAACCGGAAAACATGAAAATGCTGCAGACTATTCTGACCTACCATGTGGTTGCAGGAAAGATGAACAGTTCCGATATTGCAAAAGCGATAAAAGCAGGAAAAGGAAAAGCAGTGCTGAAAACAGTAAGCGGCGGTACGCTGACAGCCTGGATGGAGGGTAAGGATTTATATATCAGCGATGAGAACGGCAATAAGTCTAAAGTTAGCATAGCGGACGTAAACCAGTCAAACGGTGTAATCCATGTGGTTGATGCTGTCCTGCTTCCAAAGATGTAA
- a CDS encoding chloride channel protein, with translation MLKKQFLKTKQLLLLGQQKLSRKQFIFLSSVLIGITAAFAVIFLKAFAHWVYSSATYINGTLKLSFINSILPVIGILLTVLVVKKILGGSLEKGTSQILHTVARKASIIPKKQMYAQIMTSSLTVGLGGSAGLESPIVITGAAFGSNYAQQFRLSYQERTLLIGCGVAAGIAAAFNAPIAGVLFAIEVLLVDVTISAFTPIMIAAATGALVSAVVLNENILLAFREKQSFDYHNIPFYVLMGLFTGFTAVFYARNFLRTEHTFAHLKYGPYKKAVLGASILGLMIFIFPTLFGEGYESIKTLADKDPGKLLENTLFSDFASNDWVLLLFVGTSMLLKAFASGITLGSGGNGGNFAPSLFLGSYAGYFFSKFLNLTGLTDLPVGNFTLVGMAGILSGLFHAPLTAIFLIAEITGGYDLMIPLMIVASVSFAVSKRFEKHSLDVKNLARKGNAFTSNKDANILCTLEIEELVRKDYLTVGSGQDLEDVAGLLAHSDQVIFAAVDDQNELEGLVYFNDIREVIFDNQKSKNILVRDIMAQPLQTVHLFDSMETVMKKFEKSGRAFLPVLKNGKYYGFITKSDVLESYRNRLKSMIFE, from the coding sequence ATGCTCAAAAAACAATTTTTAAAAACAAAACAGCTTTTACTGCTGGGCCAGCAGAAGCTGTCCCGAAAACAGTTTATATTTCTCTCAAGCGTACTCATTGGAATTACTGCGGCCTTTGCCGTAATCTTTTTAAAAGCCTTCGCGCACTGGGTCTATTCATCTGCTACCTACATCAATGGAACATTAAAATTAAGTTTCATTAACAGCATACTGCCTGTTATCGGCATTCTGCTGACTGTTTTGGTAGTAAAGAAAATACTGGGAGGAAGCCTTGAAAAAGGAACCTCCCAAATTTTACATACAGTGGCCAGAAAGGCAAGCATTATCCCTAAAAAACAGATGTATGCCCAGATAATGACAAGCTCACTGACAGTCGGACTTGGCGGATCTGCAGGACTGGAAAGCCCTATTGTAATCACAGGCGCCGCTTTCGGATCCAACTATGCCCAGCAGTTCCGGCTGAGCTACCAGGAACGCACGCTGCTGATCGGATGCGGGGTCGCAGCGGGTATCGCAGCCGCTTTTAATGCGCCGATTGCCGGGGTTTTATTTGCCATAGAAGTGCTGCTTGTCGATGTGACCATTTCGGCTTTCACTCCCATTATGATCGCTGCGGCCACAGGCGCCTTGGTCTCTGCAGTTGTACTGAATGAAAATATACTGCTGGCTTTCCGCGAAAAGCAGAGCTTTGATTACCACAATATTCCCTTTTACGTGCTGATGGGGCTCTTTACCGGTTTTACCGCCGTGTTCTACGCACGCAATTTTTTGAGGACAGAACATACTTTTGCGCACTTGAAGTATGGCCCCTATAAAAAAGCCGTCCTAGGCGCCTCTATTCTGGGGCTGATGATTTTTATATTCCCCACTCTTTTTGGCGAAGGTTATGAAAGCATCAAAACCCTGGCCGATAAAGATCCCGGAAAACTGCTGGAAAATACGCTGTTTTCAGATTTCGCTTCCAATGACTGGGTGCTGCTGCTCTTTGTCGGCACCTCAATGCTGCTCAAGGCCTTTGCCTCTGGAATTACGCTGGGAAGCGGCGGGAACGGCGGAAACTTTGCACCTTCCCTGTTTCTGGGCTCTTATGCAGGCTATTTCTTTTCAAAATTTTTAAACCTGACCGGGCTGACCGATCTGCCTGTAGGCAATTTTACCCTGGTGGGGATGGCCGGAATACTGAGCGGTCTTTTTCATGCGCCGCTGACTGCCATATTCCTTATCGCTGAAATAACTGGCGGCTATGATTTGATGATCCCCCTGATGATCGTGGCATCAGTAAGTTTTGCCGTTTCCAAACGTTTTGAAAAGCACTCCCTGGATGTAAAGAACCTGGCCAGAAAAGGAAATGCCTTTACCAGCAACAAGGACGCTAATATTCTCTGCACCCTGGAAATTGAAGAGCTTGTCAGAAAAGATTATCTCACTGTCGGCAGCGGACAGGACCTTGAAGATGTAGCAGGGCTCTTAGCACATTCAGATCAGGTAATTTTTGCAGCCGTTGATGATCAAAATGAGCTCGAAGGACTGGTTTACTTTAATGATATAAGGGAAGTGATTTTCGATAATCAAAAATCCAAAAATATCCTGGTCAGAGATATAATGGCCCAGCCCCTGCAGACCGTTCATCTGTTTGACAGCATGGAAACCGTTATGAAAAAATTTGAGAAAAGCGGCAGGGCTTTTCTCCCTGTGCTCAAAAATGGAAAATACTACGGCTTCATTACCAAATCAGATGTGCTGGAATCTTATCGAAACAGGCTCAAATCAATGATTTTTGAATAA
- a CDS encoding DUF389 domain-containing protein — protein sequence MGKITDLLNLRDGEDDRARTLEAVKKNITFKGANLWILACAIIVASVGLNVNSTAVIIGAMLISPLMGPIVGAGFALGIYDFSLLKKSLNNLLTATVVSLAVSTLYFYLSPFKDVQSELLARTSPNIYDILIAFFGGVVGVIAVTRSEKGNPIPGVAIATALMPPLCTAGYGLATGQWKFFLGAFYLYSINCVFIGIATFLIIKYLNYPAVKQIDETHQKRVKYIIAFLITVMLLPSSYLAYSLYREQQFKKNADLFIENEFSDKGYTIVYKKTDFSPKSRKLELAFLSRRFSQAEITALTKRLNQNKYLSGTRLIIRQDSTDRLNALKGDILNQIKSSENEMNVKDVKIVQLEKELAKNKFDSRKLLKEIRILFPNINSLSIAKSSLVNYQDSTATITAVIYDSPKNLTSDENEKLRKWLNARLSVQDAALFRRQ from the coding sequence ATGGGAAAAATTACTGATCTGCTCAATCTTCGAGACGGAGAAGACGACAGAGCCAGAACACTGGAAGCCGTTAAGAAAAATATAACCTTTAAAGGGGCAAACCTCTGGATCCTTGCCTGTGCCATTATAGTGGCTTCGGTTGGCCTGAATGTAAATTCCACTGCGGTGATTATCGGGGCAATGCTGATTTCCCCGCTCATGGGCCCCATAGTGGGCGCCGGGTTTGCATTGGGCATTTACGATTTTTCACTGCTCAAAAAATCACTTAACAACCTGCTTACGGCAACTGTCGTGAGTCTGGCGGTTTCCACCCTTTATTTTTACCTGAGCCCTTTCAAGGATGTGCAGTCTGAACTTCTGGCCAGAACTTCTCCCAACATCTATGATATCCTTATAGCTTTTTTTGGCGGCGTGGTCGGCGTTATAGCAGTAACACGATCTGAAAAAGGAAACCCGATTCCCGGTGTTGCCATTGCAACAGCGCTTATGCCGCCGCTGTGCACCGCCGGCTACGGACTGGCAACAGGACAGTGGAAATTTTTTCTCGGAGCCTTCTACCTCTACAGCATCAACTGCGTCTTTATAGGAATCGCCACATTTTTAATCATAAAATACCTGAATTACCCTGCCGTTAAGCAGATTGATGAAACCCATCAGAAGCGCGTAAAATACATCATTGCTTTTCTGATCACTGTCATGCTGCTGCCCAGCAGCTATCTGGCGTACTCGCTTTACAGGGAACAGCAGTTTAAAAAAAATGCAGATCTTTTCATTGAGAATGAATTCTCCGATAAAGGCTATACCATCGTTTATAAAAAAACCGACTTCAGCCCCAAAAGCAGAAAACTAGAGCTGGCTTTTCTTTCAAGACGTTTTTCCCAGGCAGAGATTACAGCTCTCACCAAAAGACTCAATCAGAACAAATACCTTTCAGGCACCCGGCTGATTATCAGGCAGGACAGCACCGATCGTCTGAATGCCCTGAAAGGAGACATCCTGAACCAGATCAAAAGCAGCGAGAATGAAATGAACGTGAAGGATGTGAAAATCGTGCAGCTGGAGAAAGAGCTCGCAAAAAACAAATTTGACAGCAGGAAGCTCTTAAAAGAAATAAGAATTTTATTCCCCAATATCAATTCACTCTCCATTGCCAAAAGCTCGCTGGTCAATTATCAGGACAGCACTGCAACAATCACCGCCGTAATTTATGACAGTCCAAAGAATCTCACCTCAGATGAGAATGAGAAACTTCGAAAATGGCTCAATGCACGTCTCTCAGTACAAGATGCGGCACTTTTCAGAAGGCAGTAA
- the nhaA gene encoding Na+/H+ antiporter NhaA encodes MAKLINLKIFAHFFQSSSSGGILLLICVFVSLVIANTGLGAYFNEFLAYSAGYETASLHLRYPILMWINDGLMAVFFLLVGLEIKREVIEGELSSVRQAVLPVLAALGGVAVPALIYFLFNGQDPETAKGWGIPMATDIAFALGILSLLGDKVPSGLKIFLAALAIVDDLIAILVIAIFYSSKLHFLYLGYAGALFILLMVFNRIGVKNLFFYLVPGAVMWYFIHHSGIHATIAGVLVALTLPTNEEDTDSPLEKLEHALTRPVNFIIMPVFALANTNIAFESEMVQGLTGNVGLGIILGLLLGKPTGIFLMSWLSVKIRAADLPSETTWIHVLGLGLLGGIGFTMSIFIALLSFSQQAFQNEAKFAILIASMLAGISGFLLLSYYNKRQQKQ; translated from the coding sequence ATGGCAAAACTGATTAATCTTAAAATTTTCGCACATTTTTTTCAATCCTCCTCTTCAGGGGGCATTCTGCTGCTAATCTGTGTGTTTGTATCGCTGGTGATTGCAAATACAGGTCTAGGAGCATATTTCAATGAATTTCTCGCCTATTCTGCGGGATATGAAACTGCTTCTCTGCATCTGCGGTATCCCATCTTGATGTGGATCAATGACGGGCTGATGGCGGTTTTTTTTCTGCTGGTGGGCCTGGAGATAAAAAGGGAAGTTATAGAGGGTGAGCTCTCTTCAGTGCGTCAGGCAGTCCTGCCTGTTTTGGCCGCTCTTGGAGGAGTTGCTGTTCCGGCATTAATTTATTTTCTTTTTAATGGTCAAGATCCTGAGACTGCCAAAGGCTGGGGAATCCCGATGGCTACCGACATTGCCTTTGCTCTGGGGATTTTATCGCTTTTAGGGGATAAGGTTCCTTCAGGCCTTAAAATATTTCTAGCAGCACTGGCAATCGTGGATGATCTGATTGCCATACTGGTTATTGCGATTTTTTATTCTTCCAAGCTTCATTTCCTGTATCTGGGCTATGCAGGGGCACTATTTATTCTGCTTATGGTTTTTAACCGCATCGGGGTTAAAAATTTATTTTTTTATCTGGTTCCGGGCGCCGTTATGTGGTATTTCATACATCATTCGGGCATTCACGCCACTATAGCCGGAGTGCTTGTGGCCCTGACCCTTCCGACAAATGAAGAGGATACCGATTCGCCTTTGGAAAAACTGGAGCATGCTTTGACAAGACCGGTAAATTTCATAATTATGCCTGTTTTTGCTCTGGCCAATACCAATATCGCTTTTGAATCAGAAATGGTGCAGGGCCTCACGGGAAATGTCGGTCTGGGCATCATACTGGGACTTTTGCTTGGAAAGCCGACCGGTATTTTTTTGATGTCCTGGCTATCGGTAAAAATCAGGGCAGCAGACCTTCCAAGTGAAACCACATGGATTCATGTGCTCGGGCTGGGGCTTTTGGGAGGTATTGGGTTTACGATGTCCATATTCATAGCTTTATTGTCTTTTTCGCAGCAGGCTTTTCAGAATGAGGCCAAATTTGCCATTTTAATCGCCTCGATGCTTGCCGGCATCTCAGGCTTTCTGCTCCTGAGCTACTATAATAAGAGGCAGCAGAAGCAGTAA